TGCAAGTAAACCGCTGAATAAAATTAAAAGCAGCCACTTACGCTCCGCTTTTTCCGACTTCAGAAAACCAAAAGCGGTAAGTGCGCCGACTGCAATCAATAAAATTCCGTAGACAAGTAACGAATACGTAGTATTTAACGTGATCCCAAGCGCGACTGCCGATGCAAACAGCAACGCGCCATAATGCCAGATCAAATGGTAATATGACGACGCAGCTCTTTGAATTTTCCTTCACCGATTCCTTTGACTTCTTCCAAGTCCGTTAATTGACGAAACAGACCATGTTCCCGTCGATAGTCTAAAATTTTTTGCGCAGTTGCCTCACCCACGCCCGGAAGCGTAGTCAGTTCTGCCAAATTCGCGGTGTTAATATTCACATACCTGATGCCGAGTTGCCCTTCCGGCGGATTAAAGTTGAACGGCACGCTGATTTGCTCACCATCACGCAACTTCGCCGCCAAGTTGACCGCTTCCGCATCGGCATACGGTAATAAATTCCCGGCCGCCTGTACCGCATCTTTAACTCGACTGCCGAGCGGCAACCGGTACACGCCAGGCTGTTCCACTGCTCCGGCTACGTAAACCAACATATTTTCTTCGACAGGGGAAGCTACCGAAGCGGCTGTCATAGGCATCGGCTCCGGTTGGGAATCTTCTGCCAGAAAATAGTATAATATTCCTAAAAACGAAAGCGATAAGGCACCTACCAACAGTGCGTGAGTGACGGGTCGAGAAAAATGCACCGTTAATCCTTCTTTCTCTTATTTTATACGGTTTGATTATATACCCAGTCATACAAAGGAGCAATGAATCATGGATCAAAAACTTGCAAAATCGTATGCGGATGTTCTTTTACAATACGGCGTGAACTTGCAGCCCGAGCAACCGTTACTTATTAATGCACCGGTGGAAGCGCATGAATTTGTCACCGTTTTGGTAAATGCCGCTTACGCGCATGGTGCCGGCGATGTACAGGTCGATTGGCAGTCCGGTAGCGTTTTCGCGCGACGTCTGCAGTGCGCGCAGGAAGATTCGCTGTTGTATATTCGTCCTTCACAAGTCACCAAGGCGCAAGAATATTTGGCGGAAAATCGAGCTATTATCTCTTTAGTAAGTTGCGATTCGCCGCTTTTCAAAGAAGTACCCACGACACGAATTAACGCGTTCCAGCAGGCCAAAAACAAAATATTTCAGTTTTACTCACAAGCCATTATGAACTCGCAAGTGCAGTGGCTGGTAGCGGCCGTTGCAACCCCCACTTGGGCAGCACTTCTATTTCCGGCCGAAACGCCGGTAATAGCTTTGGAAAAGCTATGGGATGCCATTTTTTATGTTTCCCGTATTCAAAACGAAGATGCGTTGGCGGCGTGGCAAAATCATTTAGATACGTTGCACAGACGTCGTCGATTATTAGATGCGTTACGACTGGACACATTGCACTACATGAGCAAAAACGGCACGGATTTCGTGATTGGCTTGCCGGATACGCATATATGGCAAGGCGGCAATGAAAAAAGCGGCCGCGCGGTTCCGTTCGCCGCCAATATCCCCACGGAAGAAATCTTTACCGCCCCGGATTTTCGCCGCATGACAGGTCACGTCACCGGCACTCGCCCATTAGTCGTTTACAACCAAACGGTCGAAGGATTGGAGCTTGATTTCGTCGACGGCAAAGTAGTGCACGCGGAAGCATCGAAAGGCAAGGAGTCCATCGATCAACTGCTTGCATCGGATGAAGGCGCGCGCTTTTTAGGCGAAGTCGCACTCGTACCAAAAGATTCACCCATTGCGCAAATTCCCTATTCGTTCTATGAAACGTTAATTGACGAAAACGCCTCCTGTCATTTGGCATTGGGTGCGGCCTATCCGACTTGCATCACCGAAGGCAAAACAAAAACCGACGACGAATTGACCGCCGCCGGCTTAAACCGCTCGATGATTCATGTGGATTTTATGATAGGAAGTTCTGACCTTACCATTATCGGACGCACAAAAGACGGTCGCGAAGTAGAAATCTTCCATGACGGCAATTTCAGTCCGAACTTTGCGTAGGCTCGCGCGGTTCTTTACTGAAAGTAAGTAAAAGCACCGCGCTCATGACGCAAATAACGCCGATGATTTCTCCCCAACCGAATGACATCCCCAAAAAGAGCACTGAAAAAACAACTGCGCCAAAGGGTTCCAGACAGGTAAGCACACTGACTGTGGTCGGCGGCAACGTGCGTAACGCATAGAGAAACAAAAAAAATGGAATTACCGTTCCGCCTACCACGATGTATAAAAGCATGGGCAGAACTTGCGAATGAAAGAATATAGACCAATCAGTCGCCGGTGTAATCCAATAGCTGAACATGCTGCCGTACAACATCCCCACGCCCAATAAATAGGGTGCGGGAAAGCGCCGCAGTAACGAAAGCGGGAAAAGGATGTAAAATGCGGCGGCAAAGGCGGATAAAATCCCCCAGAAAATAGCTATCGGCGAAACGAGGAATTTAGTCACATCGCCGCCCGTCACCAGCAGCACAACGCCGATGACTGCTCCTGTGGTCGCCAACACATCGGTCAGATTCGGCCAAGACTTGGTGCGCCAAATCGCCCAGAAGAGTAACAACACCGGCGCGGAATTTTGCAATACAGTTGCCACTACCGCGCTACCTTGCTGAATCGCTTGAAAGTACGTATACTGCATGCCGAAAATACCCAGCACTCCGAACAACGGCATTTCCAGCAGATAAAATTTGCGAGTGCGTGAAGCGAGTTTTCTCTGCTTGGAGCTCGTTACAAAAAAAATCAGCAAAAATAAAATCCCGCTAAGTGTCATTCGAATCGTGGTTAAGGCCGGTGCCTGAATCGTCGTGGAAGCAAACAATTGTTGAGCTACTACGCCGCTGATTGCCCAAAAAAGCGCAGCAACTGCAACTGCCCATTTTGCCATATGGATCCTTTCCGCGATACTTCGCATATGTAAAAATTTAAACGAAAAAAAAAGCACCCTGACGGTGTAAAGTGGTGGGGCTAACTGGATTCGAACCAGTGACCTCTACGATGTCAACGTAGCACTCTAACCAACTGAGCTATAGCCCCGAGTAATTTTGTTTATTTTACCCGAGAGAAGATATCATTGTCAAGTAAAAGTAAAATCCCATCGAAAGGATGGGATTTTTGATTTTTATTGCTCAAGCACTTTGGCGGCTGCACCCATAATAGCCAAACGCGAGTGTTCAAATACCAAACCGCCTTGCAAATACACTGTATACGGTGCGCGCAACGGACCGTCAGCGGAAAGTTCAATGGATGACCCTTGCGTGAATGCGCCGCAGGCCATGATAATCGGATCGGCATACCCCGGTAACTCTCCCGGAACCGGACGAACATAACCATCGACAGGCGACCATGCCTGTAAACCCTCGCAGAACCCGCATAATGCTTTTTCCGTGCCTAATTCGATCGTTTGAATAAGATCACTGCGCTCCGTGCCTAATTGCGGTTCGCTTTTGAAACCCAAACGATGAAATACGGCGGCAGCAAATTCGGCGGCGCGTAATGCTTGTCCGACTACATGCGGCGCCATAAAAAGGCCTTCAAAAAAGAGTCGATACCCCGGCGTATACGAACCCATCTCATCGCCCAAACCGGGCGCCGTCAGTTGATGCGCCGTGGCTTCGACCAGATCGGCACGACCGACGACATAACTTCCTGTCGGAGCGATCCCGCCACCGGCATTTTTGATCAGAGAGCCGGCTGCAATATCAGCGCCGATTTCGATCGGTTCTTGCGTGGCGGTAAACTCTCCGTAGCAATTGTCGACAAAACAAATCGTCTGCGGATTTTTCGCTTTGATGACACGAATGATTTCGGCTATTTCAGTAATTGTCAATGCTTTTCGTTCCGCATAACCACGCGAGCGTTGGATCAATACCAGACGCGTTTTGGGTCCTACCGCATTCGCTAACGCGGTAAGATCGCAGCGACCGTCTTTCGTAGCAACTTCATAATATGTTACGCCACGCTCTCGCAGATTTCCCGGCGCATTACCGGTAAGCCCGATAACCGTTTGCATCGTGTCATAAGGGGTTCCCATCGCGCAGACCATTTCGTCTCCATGGTTAAGTAACGCCAACAAGACTGTCGCCAAGGCATGTGTTCCTGAAACAAAGTGTGGACGGACCAGCGCTTTTTCCGCACGAAAAACATGCGCAAATACCTTTTCCAAGGTTTCCCTACCGACATCGTCATAACCATAACCTGTCGTTCCTTGAAAATGAAATGCGGATAATTGGCATTCACGAAATGCCGTTAAGATTTTCTCGGTATTTTTTACCGCGACTTCATCATAGCGCGCAAACGCTTCCCGACATGTGAGTAAAGCCTGCGTTTCGATCTCCTTAAGCGTAATTGCAGATGATTGTGAATCGTTCACTCTTTTTCCCCTTCTTGAATCGTAGAAATGGCATGCTTGTAAATCAGCTGTTCTTTTTCCTGACTTTTAAGTAATACTGTGAAATTATCATAATCTTTGACAATTCCCTGCAGTTTAACCCCGTTCAAAAGATAAATATTAACTGTGGCCTTCGCCTTTTTTAAGGTATCAAGAAAAGCATCCTGTAAATTTATTTTATTTGTCATTTCACGTCTCCCAGTTGTTTTTAATGATTTGTTGCATGGCATCAGCGAGTGCTTGCGCGCTCGGGTATACGCACGGATCTATGTACGTTATGTATGGCATTCGGCGCAACCAGGTCATTTGCCGTTTGGCAAAACGCCGCGTATGAAGCTGTATCAAAGCAAGCGTTTCTTCACGTGTCTGCGCCCCCGCAAAGTATGCCGGCCATTCACGGTACCCTATCCCTTTCCCCGCTTGGCTTATACTACCTTCATGCTTTTGCCAAAGCCAACGCGCCTCGTTTTCCAAACCCTCGGCAAACATTTTTTCAACACGGGCATTGATACGCTCATACAATATCTCACGCGGCGGTACCAGCGCAAATATCGGTCCGGTATACAATGGCTCATCGCTTTGCTTTGTCGCTTCGTAACTGCCTCCCGCCGCAAGTACGGAAAGGGCGCGAATCAATCGTTGCGGATCGCCTACCGTCCGTGTCGCAAAATATTCCGGAGAACGTTGCCGCATTTCCTCGCGTAATCGTTCCAACCCTTGCGTGCGATACATTTCATTGTAGCGCTGCGTCCATTCCCGAACCGGTCCGATGTCAGGGAATATATAACCTTCAAGCAATGCTTGTACATACAGACCGGTACCACCGACCAAAAAAGGGGTTTTCCCCCGCGCGGCAATATCCGTGATCAGTACCCTGGCA
The Negativicoccus succinicivorans DNA segment above includes these coding regions:
- a CDS encoding ComEA family DNA-binding protein, giving the protein MHFSRPVTHALLVGALSLSFLGILYYFLAEDSQPEPMPMTAASVASPVEENMLVYVAGAVEQPGVYRLPLGSRVKDAVQAAGNLLPYADAEAVNLAAKLRDGEQISVPFNFNPPEGQLGIRYVNINTANLAELTTLPGVGEATAQKILDYRREHGLFRQLTDLEEVKGIGEGKFKELRRHITI
- a CDS encoding aminopeptidase, which codes for MDQKLAKSYADVLLQYGVNLQPEQPLLINAPVEAHEFVTVLVNAAYAHGAGDVQVDWQSGSVFARRLQCAQEDSLLYIRPSQVTKAQEYLAENRAIISLVSCDSPLFKEVPTTRINAFQQAKNKIFQFYSQAIMNSQVQWLVAAVATPTWAALLFPAETPVIALEKLWDAIFYVSRIQNEDALAAWQNHLDTLHRRRRLLDALRLDTLHYMSKNGTDFVIGLPDTHIWQGGNEKSGRAVPFAANIPTEEIFTAPDFRRMTGHVTGTRPLVVYNQTVEGLELDFVDGKVVHAEASKGKESIDQLLASDEGARFLGEVALVPKDSPIAQIPYSFYETLIDENASCHLALGAAYPTCITEGKTKTDDELTAAGLNRSMIHVDFMIGSSDLTIIGRTKDGREVEIFHDGNFSPNFA
- a CDS encoding EamA family transporter, coding for MAKWAVAVAALFWAISGVVAQQLFASTTIQAPALTTIRMTLSGILFLLIFFVTSSKQRKLASRTRKFYLLEMPLFGVLGIFGMQYTYFQAIQQGSAVVATVLQNSAPVLLLFWAIWRTKSWPNLTDVLATTGAVIGVVLLVTGGDVTKFLVSPIAIFWGILSAFAAAFYILFPLSLLRRFPAPYLLGVGMLYGSMFSYWITPATDWSIFFHSQVLPMLLYIVVGGTVIPFFLFLYALRTLPPTTVSVLTCLEPFGAVVFSVLFLGMSFGWGEIIGVICVMSAVLLLTFSKEPREPTQSSD
- a CDS encoding aminotransferase class I/II-fold pyridoxal phosphate-dependent enzyme: MTLKEIETQALLTCREAFARYDEVAVKNTEKILTAFRECQLSAFHFQGTTGYGYDDVGRETLEKVFAHVFRAEKALVRPHFVSGTHALATVLLALLNHGDEMVCAMGTPYDTMQTVIGLTGNAPGNLRERGVTYYEVATKDGRCDLTALANAVGPKTRLVLIQRSRGYAERKALTITEIAEIIRVIKAKNPQTICFVDNCYGEFTATQEPIEIGADIAAGSLIKNAGGGIAPTGSYVVGRADLVEATAHQLTAPGLGDEMGSYTPGYRLFFEGLFMAPHVVGQALRAAEFAAAVFHRLGFKSEPQLGTERSDLIQTIELGTEKALCGFCEGLQAWSPVDGYVRPVPGELPGYADPIIMACGAFTQGSSIELSADGPLRAPYTVYLQGGLVFEHSRLAIMGAAAKVLEQ
- the hfq gene encoding RNA chaperone Hfq, with amino-acid sequence MTNKINLQDAFLDTLKKAKATVNIYLLNGVKLQGIVKDYDNFTVLLKSQEKEQLIYKHAISTIQEGEKE
- the miaA gene encoding tRNA (adenosine(37)-N6)-dimethylallyltransferase MiaA, with product MKQRLVVIMGPTGAGKTEVSLHLAEMFNGEIISADAFQVYRGLDIGTAKAKPAEQKRVVHHLLDIKEVTDNYTVAEFCERARVLITDIAARGKTPFLVGGTGLYVQALLEGYIFPDIGPVREWTQRYNEMYRTQGLERLREEMRQRSPEYFATRTVGDPQRLIRALSVLAAGGSYEATKQSDEPLYTGPIFALVPPREILYERINARVEKMFAEGLENEARWLWQKHEGSISQAGKGIGYREWPAYFAGAQTREETLALIQLHTRRFAKRQMTWLRRMPYITYIDPCVYPSAQALADAMQQIIKNNWET